One region of Candidatus Bathyarchaeia archaeon genomic DNA includes:
- a CDS encoding SPFH domain-containing protein has translation MPVIEKVSWDYAGPDEIAYRFQKLNLKFGSQVIVKENQWGVFFRDGKAYDVFGPGRHTITSANIPFLTAALQKLGIIGDIFDCEVVFVSNSQFRGNFGGTAYSAPSGDIKYQAEIGFFGYMLYKVEEPKLFVVEFFGNRGASTSKDIENYIRGFINERIINDFGDYDTFTLVKNVDITTDKVALKISDEGARIGLKIIDCVFEGVNIPEEARRFASGVGAQAMTMQYMKETAAELKGADGGGAAAAGVGAGIGLTMPFMMAQQMQQAQAAQAQQVVMCPSCGAKNPTTVKFCGNCGASLAPVAKVACPNCKAENPADLKFCGNCGKPLTAATEVACPKCSTKNPPGTKFCGNCGEKLP, from the coding sequence ATGCCTGTAATTGAAAAGGTATCTTGGGATTATGCGGGACCGGATGAGATCGCCTACAGATTTCAGAAACTCAACCTGAAATTCGGAAGCCAGGTGATCGTCAAGGAGAACCAATGGGGGGTGTTTTTCAGAGATGGCAAAGCTTACGACGTTTTTGGTCCCGGAAGACACACAATCACGAGCGCCAACATTCCGTTTTTGACTGCTGCCTTGCAGAAGCTAGGCATAATAGGGGACATATTTGACTGCGAAGTTGTGTTCGTGAGCAACAGTCAATTCAGGGGAAACTTTGGAGGAACAGCTTATTCCGCGCCAAGCGGAGACATAAAGTACCAGGCTGAAATCGGGTTCTTCGGATATATGCTCTACAAGGTTGAGGAGCCAAAACTTTTTGTCGTAGAATTCTTTGGCAACAGAGGTGCCAGTACATCGAAAGACATAGAGAACTACATCCGCGGCTTCATCAATGAACGTATCATAAACGATTTCGGTGACTACGACACATTCACCCTAGTTAAGAACGTGGACATCACCACAGACAAAGTAGCCTTGAAGATCAGTGACGAAGGCGCAAGAATCGGCTTGAAAATAATAGACTGTGTCTTCGAAGGCGTCAACATCCCAGAGGAAGCAAGAAGGTTCGCATCTGGAGTCGGGGCTCAAGCCATGACGATGCAGTACATGAAAGAAACAGCAGCCGAACTTAAAGGAGCCGATGGCGGAGGCGCAGCCGCAGCAGGAGTGGGCGCTGGAATAGGATTAACCATGCCCTTCATGATGGCGCAACAAATGCAACAAGCGCAAGCCGCACAAGCCCAGCAAGTGGTCATGTGTCCAAGCTGTGGTGCCAAGAATCCAACTACAGTCAAGTTCTGCGGAAACTGCGGAGCAAGCCTCGCCCCTGTGGCAAAGGTTGCTTGTCCAAACTGCAAAGCAGAAAACCCCGCCGACTTGAAGTTCTGTGGGAACTGCGGCAAGCCTCTTACAGCGGCAACTGAAGTCGCTTGTCCCAAATGTAGCACAAAGAACCCTCCTGGAACAAAGTTCTGCGGAAACTGCGGAGAAAAACTGCCCTAG
- a CDS encoding DUF87 domain-containing protein, with protein MQDFEKLGVFYLGRLYDVRNKTSLADLLLYDSKDLVTHGVCIGMTGSGKTGLCISLLEEAALDGIPSIVIDPKGDITNLLLTFPELRAEDFAPWINEDDAVKQGLSSQDYAVQQAQLWKDGLAKWGQDSARIQRLREVADLVIYTPGSNAGLPVSILKSFSTPPPEIIEDNELFHERISTTVTSLLGLLGIEADPIQSREHILISTILATTWKQGVDLNLEKLIQQIQNPPVARVGVLELESFYPSKERFALAMRLNNLLAAPGFELWLQGEPLDITKLLYNSSGKPKVSIFYIALLSDAQRMFFVSLLLNQIVGWMRTQSGTTSLRAIVYMDEVFGYLPPLANPPSKTPLLTLLKQARAFGLGVLLATQNPVDLDYKGLSNAGTWFIGRLQTDRDKMRVLDALETVSASSDTRFDRQTMDQTISSLGKRIFLMHNVHEDAPVVFETRWAMSYLRGPLTRNQIKTIMDPIRTAQWAPSTAESAISPAPSVAALSIPSGTIGSQRPILSPEILQYFLPTVRAKPNGVSLTYCPMILGAAQVRFADAKTRIDATRDAVFLSSITNDPVPVNWDNSTEANLTLDNLKSASSETAQFAELAPAASNVKNYDIWQKDFTNWLLRTQKLELLRSPSLRELSKPGEAERDFRVRLQQAAREHRDQSAEKLRFKYASAFARLDQRIGSAQAAFERHKARDSEQKYDSAVSFGASLLGSFLGRKSARGAARAARRMGRAMKESKSEANAQEKLKALQKQRAQLEAQFQSETSLLEAKINPLTEKLESISIRPTKAHISTKLVALLWTPHWIDEQHKTTPAWQ; from the coding sequence ATGCAGGACTTTGAGAAGCTGGGTGTTTTTTACTTAGGGCGCCTTTATGATGTGCGGAACAAAACATCTTTAGCAGATTTACTGCTTTATGATTCAAAAGACTTAGTTACACACGGCGTCTGCATCGGCATGACAGGCAGCGGGAAGACAGGCCTATGCATATCTCTTCTTGAAGAAGCCGCTTTAGACGGTATTCCATCAATTGTAATAGATCCAAAAGGAGACATCACAAATCTTCTTCTCACTTTTCCGGAACTGCGAGCCGAAGATTTCGCCCCATGGATAAACGAAGATGACGCAGTCAAGCAAGGGCTTTCTTCACAAGACTACGCAGTTCAACAGGCTCAACTGTGGAAGGACGGACTCGCCAAGTGGGGCCAAGACAGTGCTCGCATTCAGCGCTTGCGAGAAGTCGCCGACTTGGTTATTTACACTCCTGGCAGCAACGCTGGTCTGCCCGTGTCAATACTCAAATCATTCTCCACTCCGCCACCCGAAATAATAGAAGACAATGAACTCTTCCACGAACGCATAAGCACTACTGTAACCAGCCTGCTTGGACTTTTAGGCATTGAAGCAGATCCAATTCAGTCGAGAGAGCACATACTGATATCGACCATACTGGCCACGACTTGGAAGCAGGGCGTGGATCTGAATCTTGAAAAGCTAATCCAGCAAATCCAGAACCCGCCAGTTGCGCGTGTTGGAGTGCTAGAACTGGAATCCTTCTATCCGTCTAAGGAACGGTTTGCGTTAGCCATGCGCCTCAACAATCTTCTTGCAGCCCCAGGATTCGAACTCTGGCTGCAGGGAGAACCGCTTGATATTACTAAACTATTGTACAATTCTTCTGGCAAGCCGAAAGTGTCCATATTCTATATTGCACTACTGAGCGATGCGCAACGCATGTTCTTCGTCTCACTGCTGCTAAACCAGATCGTAGGTTGGATGCGCACTCAATCCGGAACAACAAGCCTTCGCGCTATCGTATACATGGACGAAGTTTTCGGTTACTTACCGCCATTAGCTAATCCGCCCTCGAAGACTCCGCTTCTAACTCTTCTGAAACAAGCCCGCGCCTTTGGATTAGGCGTCTTATTGGCCACTCAAAACCCAGTGGATCTAGACTACAAGGGTTTGTCCAACGCTGGCACGTGGTTCATTGGCCGTCTGCAAACAGACCGCGACAAGATGCGTGTCCTAGACGCTCTAGAAACTGTTTCAGCCAGCTCAGACACCCGATTCGACCGACAGACAATGGATCAAACTATCAGCTCCTTGGGAAAACGGATTTTCCTAATGCATAATGTGCACGAAGATGCCCCTGTAGTGTTTGAAACTAGGTGGGCAATGTCTTATCTACGTGGTCCCTTAACGCGCAACCAAATCAAGACAATCATGGATCCCATACGAACGGCTCAATGGGCGCCTTCGACAGCCGAATCTGCTATCTCACCAGCACCATCAGTAGCAGCATTATCCATCCCAAGCGGAACCATAGGAAGCCAAAGACCAATTCTGTCACCCGAGATCCTACAGTATTTCCTGCCCACAGTTAGAGCCAAACCCAACGGAGTCTCCCTTACCTACTGCCCGATGATTCTGGGCGCCGCCCAAGTTCGCTTCGCAGACGCGAAGACCAGAATCGATGCGACGCGAGATGCCGTTTTTCTGTCTTCAATCACCAATGACCCTGTCCCCGTCAATTGGGACAACTCAACTGAGGCAAACCTGACACTCGACAACCTAAAGAGCGCATCATCTGAAACTGCACAATTCGCTGAGCTAGCTCCTGCAGCTTCAAACGTGAAGAACTACGACATCTGGCAAAAAGACTTCACCAACTGGTTGCTAAGGACACAGAAACTCGAATTGCTTAGAAGCCCAAGCCTCAGAGAGCTCTCTAAACCAGGAGAGGCAGAACGCGACTTCAGAGTACGGCTGCAACAAGCCGCAAGGGAGCACCGCGACCAAAGTGCAGAAAAACTACGTTTCAAATACGCCTCAGCCTTTGCTAGGCTGGATCAACGCATTGGAAGCGCGCAAGCGGCTTTTGAGAGGCATAAAGCTAGGGATAGTGAACAGAAATATGACAGCGCCGTATCATTCGGAGCCAGCTTGCTTGGTTCTTTTCTTGGAAGGAAGTCCGCGAGGGGAGCAGCAAGAGCTGCACGTAGAATGGGTCGCGCAATGAAGGAATCCAAGTCTGAGGCGAATGCACAGGAAAAGCTAAAAGCATTACAAAAACAACGCGCCCAACTTGAAGCACAGTTCCAATCCGAAACATCCCTGCTTGAAGCGAAAATCAATCCATTGACTGAAAAACTAGAGAGCATTTCCATTAGACCCACCAAAGCCCACATTTCAACGAAGCTGGTTGCACTGCTATGGACCCCACACTGGATAGATGAGCAGCACAAAACAACCCCCGCTTGGCAATAA